Proteins encoded within one genomic window of Setaria italica strain Yugu1 chromosome IV, Setaria_italica_v2.0, whole genome shotgun sequence:
- the LOC101762298 gene encoding uncharacterized protein LOC101762298, which yields MGNCLNAASKQRRGGLLPEEEESLSEMRRISQLLRDEEEEDDAEAEYPEETDESPPPAAAAAEGLKVKIVLTRAELEWLMAQLKTGDQRLEDVLHHMHAAKGAAAADKQLQGGGWRPRLESILECPEALVS from the coding sequence ATGGGCAACTGCCTCAACGCGGCGTCCAAGCAGAGGCGCGGCGGCCTgctgccggaggaggaggagagcctTTCCGAGATGCGGAGGATCAGCCAGCTGCTgcgggacgaggaggaggaggacgacgctgAGGCGGAGTACCCGGAGGAGACTGACGAGTCTccgccgccagcggcggcggcggcagaggggcTCAAGGTGAAGATCGTGCTCACGCGCGCCGAGCTCGAGTGGCTCATGGCGCAGCTCAAGACCGGCGACCAGCGCCTCGAGGACGTGCTCCACCACATGCACGCCGCCAAGGGCGCTGCCGCAGCCGACAAGCAGCTGcagggcggcggctggcgcccGCGCCTCGAGAGCATCCTCGAGTGCCCGGAGGCTCTCGTTTCGTAA